The Benincasa hispida cultivar B227 chromosome 9, ASM972705v1, whole genome shotgun sequence genome has a segment encoding these proteins:
- the LOC120085011 gene encoding small nuclear ribonucleoprotein SmD1b isoform X1, translating to MKLVRFLMKLNNETVSIELKNGTVVHGTITGVDISMNTHLKAVKLTLKGKNPVTMDHLSVRGNNIRYYILPDSLNLETLLVEETPRVKPKKPTAGRPLGRGRGRGRGRGRGRGR from the exons ATGAAGCTTGTTAG GTTTTTGATGAAGCTCAACAATGAGACTGTCTCAATCGAGCTGAAAAATGGAACTGTTGTCCATGGCACTATCACAG GTGTGGATATCAGCATGAATACACATTTGAAAGCTGTGAAGCTTACTCTAAAGGGGAAAAATCCAGTTACCATGGATCATTTAAGTGTGAGGGGTAACAACATCAGATATTATATTCTACCTGACAGCTTGAATCTTGAGACTTTACTTGTTGAAGAGACACCCAGGGTCAAGCCCAAGAAACCAACTGCAG GGAGGCCTTTGGGACGTGGACGAGGACGCGGCCGTGGGCGTGGTCGTGGGCGTGGACGCTAG
- the LOC120085011 gene encoding small nuclear ribonucleoprotein SmD1b isoform X2, which produces MKLNNETVSIELKNGTVVHGTITGVDISMNTHLKAVKLTLKGKNPVTMDHLSVRGNNIRYYILPDSLNLETLLVEETPRVKPKKPTAGRPLGRGRGRGRGRGRGRGR; this is translated from the exons ATGAAGCTCAACAATGAGACTGTCTCAATCGAGCTGAAAAATGGAACTGTTGTCCATGGCACTATCACAG GTGTGGATATCAGCATGAATACACATTTGAAAGCTGTGAAGCTTACTCTAAAGGGGAAAAATCCAGTTACCATGGATCATTTAAGTGTGAGGGGTAACAACATCAGATATTATATTCTACCTGACAGCTTGAATCTTGAGACTTTACTTGTTGAAGAGACACCCAGGGTCAAGCCCAAGAAACCAACTGCAG GGAGGCCTTTGGGACGTGGACGAGGACGCGGCCGTGGGCGTGGTCGTGGGCGTGGACGCTAG